The Catellatospora citrea DNA segment AATGTCGCGTACAGCTTCGGGCTCAAGCACGTCCCGATTCTGGACGTGACGATTCTTGCGGTCGGTTTCGTGATCCGGGTGTACTACGGTGCCGACATCGCCGACATCACCGTGTCCGAGTGGTTCTATCTGACGATGTTCGCGTTCTCGTTCTTCGTGTCGTTCGGTAAGCGCCGCAACGAGATCCTGCAGACCGGAACGGCGACAAGGATCGCCAACGCCCGATACGTTCCGGCCTTCCTCGACAAGGCGATGTATCTCGCGTCGGCCGTGACCGTGGTCTTCTACTCGCTCTGGACGATCGACTCCGGCCAGGGCAAGGGGCTGATCTGGACGGTACCGCTGGTACTGGTGATCTTCCTGGTCTACATCCTGCGGGTGGAGCAGCCCGACCAGGACGGGGACCCGACCGACGTCGTCACGGGCAGTGCGACACTGCTCTCGCTGCTCGCGGTCTACGCTGGTGCTGTCGTCGTACTGCTTTATGGGGTGTGAATGAGCGCCAAGGTGATCGATGTATTCGACTTCGACCACACCATCTACGACGGCGACGCGTCGCGTGACTTCCTGCTCTATTGCCTTCGGACCCAGCCGGGGGCCTGGCGGGAGCTGCCGCGTCAGGTCTGGGCCGCCGGGCTCTTCACGGTCGGCCTCCTGTCCCGGGACCGGTTCAAGGAAAGGTCCTTCGCCGTGCTGAAGCGGCTGCCGGACCCGGCGGCGGTGGTCGGCGAGTTCTGGGCGCAGCACCGGCACAAGGTCGCCAAGTGGTACCTCGCGCAGCACAAGGCCCACGACGTGATCATTTCCGCGTCGCCGGAGTTCCTGCTCGCGCCGGTGGTCACCGAACTCGGCGGGGTGCTCATCGGGACCCGCATCGACCCGGTCACCGGATCGCTCGCCGGACACAATTGCCGAGGCGAGGAGAAGGTCCGTCGGCTCAGAGCAGTCGAGCCGGACGCGGTGGTCGACCGCGCCTACAGCGACTCCCTGACCGACCTGCCGATCCTCCTGCTGGCCAAGCAACCCTTCCTCGTCCGCAACGGCATGCCGGCGCCCTTCGACACCGTGGCCTCGTCCGCGGACCCGCAGACCCGACGTCGTTCTCGCGTCTGATCGGCAGCGTGGCGGCCGCGACAGCTATCCCGAGTGTCCGGCCGCGCTCCTGACGGCGGTCATCATCTGACCGACCGTGGCCGGCCAGGAGAACCGCGAGGCTTGCCTCAGCCCGGCCGATCGCATCTGTGCGCGCCGCGTCTCATCCGAGAAGACCTCGTGCAGTGCCGACGCCAGATCGTCCTGTTCATCGAGCAGCAGTGCCGCCTCACCCGCGACCTCCGGCAGCGACGAGTTCCGGTACGTGACCACCGGGCAGCCCGATGCCATCGCCTCCAGGACGGGGAGCCCGAAACCTTCGTAGAGCGACGGGAAAACAAAGGCCACCGCGCCGCTGTAGAGCTCCACCAGCTCGTCGGTCGGGATGAACCCGGGCCGCAGTATGTCGGCGGCGTACGGCGACGTGTCCAGCAGCTGCCGCAGCGATCGCTGGGCACTCGCGTCGAAGGTCACGAAGTCCTTGCCCACCAGGACCAGTTGACAGTCCCTCGTGGACCGTAGCCGGTGAAAGGCGTCGACCAGACCGACCACGTTCTTGCGGAAATCGACACCGCCCGTGTACAGCAGATACGGCTTCGTCACACCGTGCTTCGCCTGCGCGGTGCGCTCATCCGTGGGGGCGTACGCGGCGTTCGCGGCCAGGGGAGCCACCGAGACCCGGTCGGGCGGCAGCGCGGGCAGGTACGTCAGCAGGTCGCGGCGAGTGGCATCGGAGATCGCGATGACACGGTCGGCCCTCGCCAGCTGTCGAAGCTGCCACCGGTACAGGTAGGCCCGGAGATGCTCGCCGATCAGGCCCTTGACCCCCAGCCGCCGCAGTGCGGCCGGCGACGTCCCGGATCGGTAGTGCGCGGCGAAGATGAGCGGGATCAGGTCGTAGGCGATGGTCACCACCGGCGCCCCGGTCGGCACTCCGTTGGCGGAGTCCGGTTGGACGAAGACATCCAACCGATGTTCGCTGACGTCCAGTCGACCGCCGGGCCGCAGGGTGTCGAGGGCGGCCCGGATCAACGGTTGCGTGGGAGGTGGCCCCAACGGGACCACCTCCCACGACAAGCCTTCGGGTAAGGAAAGCTCCTGCTCCGACGCCTCGTGGTCGTAGCGGAACAGCACGAGGCGATCGTCCGGAGCGAGCTCGATGGCCTTGAGGAGTTCGGTGACCACGACACCGATGCCGCGGTACCGGTGATACGTCTGAAGCGGCCGGATGTCCAGGCCAACTCTCATCCGACTCAATCCTCCACGGTCGCCAGAAGGCGACCGACGAACCAGGGAAGCCCCGTCGGCCTTCGACTGGATTCGTTCATGACACCGAAACTCCGCCGGCCCCTGCCTTAGTGGACCTTGACGCTCTCGAGCTTCAGGTCGTTCTCGACCATCATCGTGATCAGCTCGGGGAAGGTGACTTCGGGCTCCCAGCCCAGCACCTTGCGGGCCTTTGTCGGGTCGCCGTGGAGCAGGTCGACCTCGGCCGGCCGCATGAAGCGGGGATCCTGCTTGACGTAAGGCGTCCAGTCGTCGATGCCGGCGGCCCGGAAGGCGTGGTCGAGCAGTTCCTGGATGGTGTGGGTCTCACCGGTCGCCAGCACGTAGTCATCGGGCTCGTCCTGCTGGAGCATGGCCCACATGCCCTTGACGTAGTCGCCGGCGAAACCCCAGTCGCGCTTGGAGTCGAGGTTGCCCAGGATGAGCGAGTCCTGCAGGCCGAGCTTGATCCGGGCCACGGAACTCGTGACCTTCCGGGTCACGAACTCGTGGCCGCGGCGGGGGGACTCGTGGTTGAACAGGATGCCGCACGAGGCGTGCATGTTGTAGGACTCGCGGTAGTTGACGGTCATGTGGTGGGCGTATGCCTTGGCCACACCGTACGGGCTACGCGGGTGGAAGGGGGTCAGCTCGGTCTGCGGAGTCTCCCGGACCTGGCCGTAGAGCTCGCTGGTCGAGGCCTGGTAGAAACGGATCCTGCCCTTGCCCTCGTCGACGATGCGGATGGCTTCGAGCAGGCGGAGGGCGCCGAGACCCGTGATGTTGCCGGTGTGCTCGGGCTGGGTGAAGGAGAAGGCCACGAACGAAATGGCGGCGAGGTTGTAGACCTCGTCCGGCTGGCAGTAGGTGATGGCCTTGACGAGCGAGCTCATGTCGCCCAGGTCACCTTCGAGCAGCTCCACGGTCGGCAGCAACGTCTCAACCATCTTGAGCTTTGGATTGTTCTGCCCGCGAATCAATCCAAATACCTGATACCCCTTACTGATCAGGAGCTCTGACAGATAGAGTCCGTCCTGACCCGTAATACCAGTAATCAGGGCACGTTTCTGCGTTGCTGGTGCCATAGCTTGCCGGTTCTCCTTGTGCTTGATCGGTTGTCCCCTGCCCACCCGTCACGAGCAAAGAGCCTCGTCATGGTACGTGAAGACAAGTCACGTAGCCAACACTCGGCTTCCGCAGCCGGTGCACCACGGTGTATGGCCCCCAGGCGGGTCAAATGATCTTCAAGGGCCGCCGTCGCCAGTGTTCGATCTTGGACTTTTCCAGCGATCTTGAATACCGTGGCGCCATGTCGGGCATCAGGATCTGGCTGTCCGCCACGGTCGAGACCGTCGACCTGGCCCGGCATGCCATGGGTGAAGTGCTCGGCATCGACGCCAACAAGATCGACGTCGGCCGCGAGCCCGCCGGGCGCCCCTTCGCCGTCGGCGTGGCCGGCCTGCACCTGGCCGTCAGCCACTGCGCGGACCTGGCGGCCGTGGCCGTCACGGAGCTCGGCCCGGTGGGCATCGACGTCGAGGCGGTGCGCGCACTCCCCGCCGCCGAGTTGGCGCGGCGCTGGTTCGCCGCGGCCGAGGCCGACTGGGTCGCCCGCCACCCCGGGGACTTTCTGCCGCTGTGGACGCAGAAGGAGGCCGTCGGCAAGGCTCTCGGCGTCGGCCTGCGCGGCGGCGGCCTGCGCCGGCTCATGCCGTTGCCCCCGGCCGCGACGCTGACCGCGACGGTGCCGGGGCTGCCCTCGATGGCGGTGGCCGCGCGGATCCACGACGGGATCGTGCTCGGGCTCGCCTGCGACTCGGCAGCGGCGCTCGGCGCCCCGGTCACGGTCACGGTCGTCGACTGAGCGCGTGCCCCCTCGGGCACATCCCGCCTGAGCGCGGGACATGCCCGAGGGGGTACGTACGCCCGTCAGGCGGCGATCTGCTCGCGGGCCGCCTGGGTCACCGCCCGAAAGGGCTGCTGGTCACGCATGCCCCAGGGGGAGCCGTACGCCGTCAGCAGGTCCAGGAACGGCACCGGGTCCAGGGCCTCCGGCCCGAGCACGCCCTTGCCCTTCCACTCGCCCGCGGCCAGCAGCTCCAGCGCGACGACGGGGTTCACCGCGGTCTGCCACACCACCGCCTGGTGGCCGTATTCGCGCATGGACCACTCGTTGTCGACGACGTGGTAGAGGTACATCTCCTTGGGCCGGCCGTCGAGGCCCTTGCCCTTGACCCAGGTGCCCGCGCAGGTCTTGCCCTTCATCCGGGAGCCCAGTGTGGCGGGGTCGGGCAGCTGCGCGGCGAGCACGTCGCGCGGCGAGACCATGACCGTCGACTGGCCGCCGCCGATGGCGATCGGCCTGGTGGAGTCGAGGCCGAGCTTGTGCACGGTCTTCAGGATCTCGATGAACTCGGTGCCGAGGCCGTACTTGAAGGTCACCCGCCTGGCGTCGACCCAGCGCGGGATGAGGAGCACCTCCTCGTGCTCCACGTTGACGCACTCGACCGGGCCGATGCCCTCGGGGAAGTCGAACACCTCGGGTTCGCTGAACGGGGCGGTGGTGAACCAGCCGCGGTCGCGTTCCCAGATGATCGGCGGGTTGAGGCACTCCTCGATGGTGGTCCAGATCGAGAACGACGGGGCGAAGTCGAAGCCCTCGACGGTGATGTTGGAGCCGTCCCGCACCCCGATCTCGTCGATCTCGGAGAAGAGGTGGTCGGCGGCGTAGCGGGCGAAGATGTCGGACAGGCCGGGTTCGACGCCGATGCCGACGAGCGCCAGCCGGTCGGCGGCCTCCCAGGCGACGGCCTTGCCGAACTGCTGCTCGCCGAGCATCACGCCGGTCTGGGCGTACGGGTCGGTCGGGTGCGGGCGGGACAGCGACATGGCCATGTCGAGGTAGTCCGCGCCCGCTGCGTACGCTCCGTCGAAGATCGGCATGACGAAGCGGGGGTCGACCGCGTTGAGCACGTGCGTGATGCCGTGCTCGCGGCACAACCGGGCGACGTCGTCGGCCGACGAGGCGTCGAGCCCCGCCGCGACGAACCGGTCGCCGAGCCCGGAAACGGCGCGTTGGGCGCGTTCCAGGGAGTAGTCGGCCACCACCATGAGCTGGAAGAAGTCACGGCGAGCGGCGATGGCGGCTGCTGCACTGCCGACGCCACCAGCGCCGACCAGCAGGATACGCATAAAAGTCCCTTCAACACGTGGCAGCGAATGCCACGAAACG contains these protein-coding regions:
- a CDS encoding decaprenyl-phosphate phosphoribosyltransferase, whose product is MIRLMRPKHYLKNALILLPLVFARQLDEPDVVLRTLIGVLAFSAVASVVYIINDLRDVRLDREHPVKRNRPIASGAVPVPVAVAQAAVLIPLAAALSWLAGSGVVGFALLAGYVLINVAYSFGLKHVPILDVTILAVGFVIRVYYGADIADITVSEWFYLTMFAFSFFVSFGKRRNEILQTGTATRIANARYVPAFLDKAMYLASAVTVVFYSLWTIDSGQGKGLIWTVPLVLVIFLVYILRVEQPDQDGDPTDVVTGSATLLSLLAVYAGAVVVLLYGV
- a CDS encoding haloacid dehalogenase-like hydrolase, with the protein product MIDVFDFDHTIYDGDASRDFLLYCLRTQPGAWRELPRQVWAAGLFTVGLLSRDRFKERSFAVLKRLPDPAAVVGEFWAQHRHKVAKWYLAQHKAHDVIISASPEFLLAPVVTELGGVLIGTRIDPVTGSLAGHNCRGEEKVRRLRAVEPDAVVDRAYSDSLTDLPILLLAKQPFLVRNGMPAPFDTVASSADPQTRRRSRV
- a CDS encoding glycosyltransferase family 4 protein; the protein is MRVGLDIRPLQTYHRYRGIGVVVTELLKAIELAPDDRLVLFRYDHEASEQELSLPEGLSWEVVPLGPPPTQPLIRAALDTLRPGGRLDVSEHRLDVFVQPDSANGVPTGAPVVTIAYDLIPLIFAAHYRSGTSPAALRRLGVKGLIGEHLRAYLYRWQLRQLARADRVIAISDATRRDLLTYLPALPPDRVSVAPLAANAAYAPTDERTAQAKHGVTKPYLLYTGGVDFRKNVVGLVDAFHRLRSTRDCQLVLVGKDFVTFDASAQRSLRQLLDTSPYAADILRPGFIPTDELVELYSGAVAFVFPSLYEGFGLPVLEAMASGCPVVTYRNSSLPEVAGEAALLLDEQDDLASALHEVFSDETRRAQMRSAGLRQASRFSWPATVGQMMTAVRSAAGHSG
- the gmd gene encoding GDP-mannose 4,6-dehydratase, yielding MAPATQKRALITGITGQDGLYLSELLISKGYQVFGLIRGQNNPKLKMVETLLPTVELLEGDLGDMSSLVKAITYCQPDEVYNLAAISFVAFSFTQPEHTGNITGLGALRLLEAIRIVDEGKGRIRFYQASTSELYGQVRETPQTELTPFHPRSPYGVAKAYAHHMTVNYRESYNMHASCGILFNHESPRRGHEFVTRKVTSSVARIKLGLQDSLILGNLDSKRDWGFAGDYVKGMWAMLQQDEPDDYVLATGETHTIQELLDHAFRAAGIDDWTPYVKQDPRFMRPAEVDLLHGDPTKARKVLGWEPEVTFPELITMMVENDLKLESVKVH
- a CDS encoding 4'-phosphopantetheinyl transferase family protein: MSGIRIWLSATVETVDLARHAMGEVLGIDANKIDVGREPAGRPFAVGVAGLHLAVSHCADLAAVAVTELGPVGIDVEAVRALPAAELARRWFAAAEADWVARHPGDFLPLWTQKEAVGKALGVGLRGGGLRRLMPLPPAATLTATVPGLPSMAVAARIHDGIVLGLACDSAAALGAPVTVTVVD
- a CDS encoding saccharopine dehydrogenase family protein, with translation MRILLVGAGGVGSAAAAIAARRDFFQLMVVADYSLERAQRAVSGLGDRFVAAGLDASSADDVARLCREHGITHVLNAVDPRFVMPIFDGAYAAGADYLDMAMSLSRPHPTDPYAQTGVMLGEQQFGKAVAWEAADRLALVGIGVEPGLSDIFARYAADHLFSEIDEIGVRDGSNITVEGFDFAPSFSIWTTIEECLNPPIIWERDRGWFTTAPFSEPEVFDFPEGIGPVECVNVEHEEVLLIPRWVDARRVTFKYGLGTEFIEILKTVHKLGLDSTRPIAIGGGQSTVMVSPRDVLAAQLPDPATLGSRMKGKTCAGTWVKGKGLDGRPKEMYLYHVVDNEWSMREYGHQAVVWQTAVNPVVALELLAAGEWKGKGVLGPEALDPVPFLDLLTAYGSPWGMRDQQPFRAVTQAAREQIAA